In Halomicrobium zhouii, the sequence CGTCGTCGTCCGCTTCCAGTTCTTCCGCCGCTTCGGCCATCGCCTCGGCCGTTTCGTCGGGGCGTTCGATGACCTCGTCGGTGTGCATCACCATCTCGCCGCGGGCGCGGATGGTCCCGTCGACGGTGGCGTTCTCGTGGAGTTCGACGTCTTCGGCGACGACGTCGCCCCATATCTTCACGCCGGGGCCGATGCGGACAACGCCGTTGCGGGTCGTCACGTCGCCCTTGACGTCGCTGCCGCGGCCGATTGCGATGTCGTCCTTGGCGCGGAGGCTGCCGAAGAGGGTGTTGTCCCGGCCCATCTCGATGTCCTCGGCGCGGACGTTGCCGTGGAGGCGGCAGTCGTCGCCGATGGCGGCCGGTGCGGAGACGCGCCAGACGTCGTCGCTGACGTGGGAGCCGCGGGGGATCAGGACGGGGTCACTGTCGACGTCGTCACCGGTGACGGAGGAGAGCACGTCCTCGGCGGCCTCCTCCTCGCCGATGCGGAGGAGGTGCGAGAGGTAGACGAAGAGGAAGACGATGGTCGGCATGGGGTTGCGGATGACGATCCAGCCGTTGGCCTCGAAGCCGTCCTCGATGTCGACGTCGTCGCCGATGTCGAGGTCGCCCGCGACCTTCAACTCGCCGTCGATGTGGACCCGCTCGCCCAGGTAGGCGTCCTCGCCGACGAGGACGTTGTCGCCGACGGTACACCACATGTCGAGGCGGCAGTCGCCCTCGGCCTCGATGTGGCCGTCGAAGCGCACCCGCTCGTCGGCGATGACCGAGTGGCCGCGCACGCCGAACTCGACGGTGGTCTGGCCGCCGACGATGACGTTGCCCTCCGTCACGAGGTCGTGCTCCTCGACTG encodes:
- a CDS encoding polymer-forming cytoskeletal protein encodes the protein MPIGSDPLDRLAIPDGTTVEEHDLVTEGNVIVGGQTTVEFGVRGHSVIADERVRFDGHIEAEGDCRLDMWCTVGDNVLVGEDAYLGERVHIDGELKVAGDLDIGDDVDIEDGFEANGWIVIRNPMPTIVFLFVYLSHLLRIGEEEAAEDVLSSVTGDDVDSDPVLIPRGSHVSDDVWRVSAPAAIGDDCRLHGNVRAEDIEMGRDNTLFGSLRAKDDIAIGRGSDVKGDVTTRNGVVRIGPGVKIWGDVVAEDVELHENATVDGTIRARGEMVMHTDEVIERPDETAEAMAEAAEELEADDDADVDGDADDDVEAAVDEDDEAAENTEADESHEVAGDAGDEVGSDADAPEPSG